The following proteins are co-located in the Dyadobacter chenwenxiniae genome:
- a CDS encoding DMT family transporter: protein MHWIFLFLAFLIGISNAVQSGVNVQLRESLNNPILAALTSFFVGFMILLIAFACFNQSPVPSISDIKQISWTRFMGGVLGAFYVLTVVFIVRNIGPANMICLVVAGQMIAAITIDHFGLQGFAVHQITLPRIAGAILLVAGVYLILKN from the coding sequence ATGCATTGGATTTTCCTGTTTCTGGCATTCCTGATTGGCATTAGCAATGCAGTGCAGTCCGGCGTAAATGTACAGTTGCGCGAATCCTTGAATAACCCTATCCTAGCGGCCTTAACCTCGTTTTTTGTAGGTTTTATGATCTTACTGATCGCTTTCGCCTGCTTTAATCAAAGCCCGGTTCCCAGTATTTCAGACATTAAGCAAATCTCATGGACACGCTTTATGGGCGGCGTCCTGGGCGCTTTTTATGTGCTCACGGTTGTGTTTATTGTGAGAAACATCGGCCCGGCAAATATGATTTGTCTGGTCGTTGCTGGTCAGATGATCGCAGCCATAACCATTGACCATTTTGGTTTGCAAGGATTTGCGGTGCATCAGATCACATTACCGCGCATTGCAGGCGCCATTTTACTCGTTGCGGGCGTTTATTTGATCCTCAAAAACTAA
- the nuoK gene encoding NADH-quinone oxidoreductase subunit NuoK, whose translation MTYIPIHHYLIVAAALFCIGLAIAITKRHFIGILLGIELMLNAVNINLVAFSRYDPERLSGQLFALFVIVVAAAEVTIALAIILRVYGHYQTVDPDEVDQLKK comes from the coding sequence ATGACTTACATTCCAATTCATCACTATCTGATTGTTGCGGCCGCATTGTTCTGCATTGGGCTTGCTATTGCCATTACCAAACGCCACTTTATCGGGATTTTGCTGGGGATTGAGTTAATGTTAAATGCAGTTAACATTAACCTGGTAGCATTCAGTCGTTACGATCCGGAAAGGCTTAGTGGTCAGTTGTTTGCGCTTTTTGTTATCGTGGTTGCGGCAGCTGAGGTTACCATTGCGCTTGCCATTATTTTGCGTGTTTATGGTCATTATCAGACCGTTGACCCGGACGAAGTAGATCAATTGAAAAAATAA
- a CDS encoding NADH-quinone oxidoreductase subunit J family protein, with the protein MEVAAFYGFSFFAIMAALFILFSKNLIYGAFALFLAFLGVAALYVLAGADFLGVTQIMIYVGGILVLLIFGIMLTQKKKNDDPQHHNRVEILFGRGVWGFLLGAGFFVFLIKIIYSANFKMAGDSISSRSTIKTIGVELMTSHLLPFEITAILLLVALVGAAYLAMNRNPAP; encoded by the coding sequence ATGGAAGTTGCAGCATTTTATGGATTTTCATTCTTCGCGATCATGGCCGCGCTTTTCATTCTATTCTCAAAGAACCTTATTTATGGTGCTTTTGCATTGTTTTTGGCTTTTTTAGGTGTTGCTGCGTTGTATGTTTTAGCAGGTGCGGATTTTCTGGGTGTAACACAAATCATGATTTACGTTGGCGGTATTCTGGTGCTGTTGATCTTTGGGATTATGCTTACCCAAAAGAAGAAGAACGATGATCCACAGCATCATAACCGCGTTGAAATATTGTTTGGCCGGGGAGTTTGGGGGTTTTTGCTTGGTGCGGGCTTTTTCGTTTTCTTGATCAAGATTATTTACTCGGCCAATTTCAAAATGGCCGGTGATTCTATCAGTAGCAGATCTACTATTAAAACGATTGGCGTGGAGTTGATGACGAGTCATTTGTTGCCCTTTGAAATCACTGCCATTTTACTTCTGGTTGCCTTGGTTGGCGCTGCATATCTCGCAATGAACCGCAATCCGGCACCATGA
- a CDS encoding 4Fe-4S dicluster domain-containing protein, whose amino-acid sequence MSTYFKNISEGISTTVTGMRLTLRHLWNARRRRKMVDIRSDDFFGGQEGMVTIQYPQETIPIPDNGRYRLHNEIDDCIVCDKCVKVCPVDCIEIEPIRAIEEVGKASDGSPIRLYAAKFDIDMAKCCYCGLCTTVCPTECLTMTKTFDYSELDVRDMVYNYASLTPEEADEKRRLLEQFQKEKEALKAAPKPVVTAEQPAASPPKPVFRPGMKPKVQETETKEEAKEETPVAKPARPVFLPKKPVPVVAKEEVPEAKAEEIIEAKTEEVPKPGPRLPFKPSMKPKVVSEEKAEIPVKAEPPVSEEAAAAEPAKPAAAKPIFKPKMRPPVVAAEKTIDEPKEIVTEPEQPTPEIQQEVKPKPAFRPTMKPKALPEIENADIEQPKAEIIPEPEAKPKPAFRPTMKPKALPEIENADIEEPKAEITPEPEAKPKPAFRPTMKPKPKE is encoded by the coding sequence TTGTCCACGTATTTTAAAAACATATCGGAAGGAATCAGCACGACGGTGACCGGCATGCGGTTGACGTTGCGCCATTTGTGGAATGCAAGAAGGCGACGCAAGATGGTGGATATCCGTTCCGATGATTTTTTCGGCGGACAAGAAGGAATGGTCACCATCCAATATCCGCAGGAAACGATCCCGATTCCCGATAATGGCCGTTATCGCTTGCATAATGAAATAGATGATTGCATCGTCTGTGACAAATGTGTGAAAGTTTGCCCGGTGGACTGCATAGAAATTGAGCCGATCAGGGCGATTGAGGAGGTTGGTAAAGCGTCGGATGGGTCGCCGATCCGATTGTATGCAGCGAAGTTTGACATTGATATGGCCAAGTGCTGTTATTGCGGACTTTGCACGACTGTGTGCCCGACGGAATGTCTCACTATGACTAAGACGTTCGATTACAGTGAGTTGGATGTGCGGGATATGGTTTACAATTACGCCAGTCTCACGCCCGAAGAAGCTGACGAAAAGCGTCGTCTGCTTGAACAATTTCAAAAAGAAAAAGAAGCATTGAAAGCAGCTCCCAAGCCAGTTGTTACCGCGGAGCAACCGGCTGCAAGCCCGCCCAAGCCTGTATTTAGGCCGGGTATGAAGCCGAAAGTGCAGGAAACTGAGACCAAAGAAGAGGCTAAGGAGGAAACTCCCGTAGCAAAACCTGCACGACCGGTTTTCCTGCCAAAAAAACCAGTTCCTGTTGTAGCTAAGGAAGAAGTGCCGGAAGCAAAGGCAGAAGAAATTATTGAAGCGAAAACAGAAGAGGTGCCCAAACCTGGGCCCAGACTGCCTTTCAAACCTTCGATGAAGCCGAAAGTTGTGTCGGAGGAAAAAGCGGAAATTCCTGTTAAAGCGGAACCCCCTGTTAGTGAGGAAGCTGCCGCGGCAGAACCAGCAAAACCCGCAGCCGCAAAACCGATCTTTAAGCCAAAAATGAGGCCGCCGGTTGTGGCAGCAGAAAAGACAATTGACGAGCCCAAAGAGATAGTGACCGAACCGGAGCAGCCTACGCCTGAAATACAACAGGAAGTGAAGCCCAAACCTGCGTTTCGGCCAACGATGAAGCCCAAGGCTTTGCCGGAAATCGAAAATGCAGACATTGAGCAGCCAAAAGCAGAGATTATTCCCGAACCGGAAGCAAAGCCCAAACCCGCGTTTCGGCCAACGATGAAGCCTAAGGCTTTGCCGGAAATTGAAAATGCAGACATTGAGGAGCCAAAAGCAGAAATCACTCCCGAACCAGAGGCGAAGCCCAAACCTGCGTTTCGGCCGACAATGAAACCGAAACCCAAAGAATAA
- a CDS encoding glycosyltransferase family 4 protein, which yields MHILLIHQYFLEDQAGGGSRWNEMSRIWIEEGHTVTVLAGMGHYMHVTSDYNGGRYFLKQTNRDGVKVVRCYVSNSSDGQFLSRVFAQFSFLFSAVWGCLFYARDKYDIVLCTSPPLFAGVAGLLISWIKGVDFVLEIRDLWPESAIETGVLQNKTFIRAAFWLERFLYKKAKAINVLTPAFETTLIEQKRINPGKLWLIPNASDFKLSDEVSRTFDRNILRKELGWEGRFVVIYVGAHGMANHLIQIIETAELLQNTAAHFMLIGDGAEKAYLMEETKRRNLNNVRFKDTVSKANVFKYILAADAGASVLMKTDVFKTVYSNKTFDYFACRKPVLLAIDGVSRELVEAADAGMFVEPENPKDFAEKILIYLKNPARALRHGSNGHAYAREHFDREFLAREYLKNIQKLLE from the coding sequence ATGCACATTCTCTTGATTCACCAATATTTCCTGGAAGATCAAGCTGGCGGAGGCTCGCGGTGGAATGAAATGAGCCGGATATGGATCGAAGAAGGACATACAGTAACGGTTTTGGCTGGAATGGGACATTATATGCATGTGACATCGGATTATAATGGAGGACGTTATTTTTTGAAGCAAACTAATCGGGATGGGGTGAAAGTTGTTCGATGTTATGTTTCCAATTCCTCTGATGGTCAGTTTTTGAGTCGGGTTTTCGCTCAGTTTTCCTTTCTGTTCTCGGCAGTTTGGGGCTGCCTGTTTTACGCCAGGGATAAATATGACATCGTGCTTTGCACTTCTCCGCCATTGTTTGCGGGTGTTGCCGGGTTGCTTATTTCATGGATTAAAGGGGTCGATTTTGTTTTAGAAATCAGGGACTTATGGCCTGAATCTGCGATTGAAACGGGTGTTTTGCAAAATAAAACCTTTATACGCGCTGCTTTCTGGTTGGAAAGATTTTTATATAAAAAAGCAAAAGCTATTAATGTGCTCACACCTGCTTTCGAAACAACTTTAATTGAACAAAAGAGGATTAACCCGGGTAAATTGTGGCTGATTCCGAATGCTTCTGATTTCAAGCTCTCGGATGAGGTTAGCCGAACATTTGACAGGAATATACTCCGCAAAGAACTTGGATGGGAAGGTCGCTTCGTTGTTATTTATGTGGGCGCGCACGGCATGGCCAATCATTTGATCCAGATCATTGAAACTGCCGAATTGCTTCAAAATACTGCTGCACATTTCATGCTGATTGGGGACGGAGCCGAAAAAGCATATTTAATGGAAGAAACGAAAAGACGGAACCTGAATAATGTTCGCTTTAAGGACACGGTTTCAAAGGCTAATGTTTTCAAATACATTCTGGCGGCGGACGCGGGGGCTTCGGTTTTAATGAAAACAGATGTGTTCAAAACGGTTTATAGCAACAAAACCTTTGACTATTTTGCTTGTAGGAAGCCCGTTTTGCTTGCTATCGATGGCGTTTCGCGTGAACTGGTTGAAGCAGCGGATGCAGGAATGTTTGTAGAACCGGAAAATCCGAAGGATTTCGCGGAGAAAATTTTGATTTACCTTAAAAATCCAGCACGCGCATTACGTCACGGAAGTAATGGTCACGCCTATGCGAGGGAGCATTTTGACAGGGAATTTCTAGCCAGGGAATATTTAAAAAACATTCAGAAGCTGTTGGAATAG
- a CDS encoding alginate lyase family protein has product MIRFLRDMGLRYALFRFWHEIQVRTGLLILRFPVSGKNSPHFSKDEWLRQSIHFALGPALLNLERNPALQGVQERVEHIWQNRFLFFHDKWHSVSDWHTNPENGFTYNKTMHWSRIPTLSRQAGDIKYVWEKSRFCFLYDLIRFDLHFQVDQSGVVFSFINDWIEKNPVNRGPNWICGQEIALRVLNWTFALHYYKSSDTLTDELFSKILNSIRQQMLHVEQNMNFSRAVVRNNHALTETLALYVIGWCFPVFPESSRWKQNGKQWFEQEIAYQIYDDGTFLQFSMNYHRVAVQLLTLAIDMARLNEEKWNDVVYERAEKSLHFLRSCQDNVTGWLPNYGNNDGALLFPLTEQHFRDFRPQLEALSRSLQIMELRPAPLSFFKNGGYYIFRDENTMTFLRCGAYKNRPFQADNLHLDIWANGMNIMRDAGSYSYNTDEKWTEYFSGTASHNTVMLGDFDQIKKGPRFMWYNWIKNAKGSVKQDTDSFQIDAEFEGFYQLGKGIKHCRRVVKSKNTQHWIVEDRIDNRPNHLPMHQIWHPHPEFFEHYQIMAEDNEGSKLDYIETEGWYSETYMKKVACRRLVFSSFGNYIKTIIKEKQSLQNPCTFS; this is encoded by the coding sequence ATGATCCGGTTTCTGAGAGATATGGGTTTGCGATATGCCCTTTTCCGCTTTTGGCACGAAATCCAAGTCAGAACAGGATTGCTAATCCTTCGTTTTCCGGTCTCTGGAAAAAACTCGCCACACTTCTCAAAAGATGAATGGTTACGCCAAAGCATTCATTTTGCACTGGGTCCGGCCCTGTTGAATTTGGAAAGAAATCCGGCATTACAAGGCGTGCAGGAACGCGTTGAACACATTTGGCAAAACCGGTTTTTATTTTTCCATGATAAATGGCATTCCGTTTCCGATTGGCATACAAACCCTGAAAATGGATTTACTTACAACAAAACAATGCATTGGAGCAGGATTCCAACGCTTTCCAGGCAAGCCGGCGACATTAAATATGTTTGGGAAAAATCGCGATTTTGCTTTTTGTATGATCTCATTCGTTTCGATTTACATTTCCAAGTCGACCAATCCGGGGTTGTCTTTTCTTTCATCAACGATTGGATTGAAAAAAATCCGGTAAATCGCGGGCCTAATTGGATTTGCGGGCAGGAAATTGCGTTGCGGGTGCTTAACTGGACTTTTGCATTGCATTATTACAAAAGTTCTGACACGCTTACAGACGAATTGTTCAGTAAAATTCTTAACAGCATTCGTCAGCAAATGCTGCATGTGGAGCAGAACATGAATTTTTCGCGCGCTGTTGTTCGGAATAATCATGCACTGACGGAGACATTAGCGCTTTATGTGATTGGGTGGTGCTTCCCTGTCTTTCCCGAAAGCAGTCGCTGGAAGCAGAATGGCAAGCAGTGGTTTGAACAAGAAATCGCTTATCAAATCTACGATGACGGCACATTTCTGCAATTTTCAATGAACTATCATCGCGTGGCCGTGCAGTTGCTGACACTGGCGATCGATATGGCCCGGCTCAATGAGGAGAAATGGAATGATGTTGTGTATGAACGTGCTGAAAAATCACTTCATTTCTTGCGAAGCTGCCAGGACAATGTTACCGGCTGGTTACCCAATTATGGAAACAATGATGGCGCATTGTTATTCCCGTTAACGGAGCAGCACTTCCGTGATTTTCGTCCGCAACTTGAAGCACTAAGCAGATCTTTGCAGATCATGGAGTTAAGGCCTGCACCCTTATCCTTTTTCAAAAATGGCGGTTACTATATATTTCGTGATGAAAATACGATGACTTTCCTGCGCTGCGGAGCATACAAAAACCGGCCATTCCAGGCGGATAACCTGCATCTGGATATTTGGGCGAATGGCATGAACATTATGCGCGATGCCGGATCCTACTCCTATAATACAGATGAGAAATGGACAGAATATTTTTCAGGGACTGCCTCACACAACACGGTGATGCTGGGTGATTTTGACCAAATTAAAAAAGGTCCTCGTTTCATGTGGTATAACTGGATCAAAAATGCGAAAGGGTCGGTAAAACAAGATACAGACTCATTTCAGATCGACGCCGAATTTGAAGGTTTTTATCAGTTAGGGAAAGGAATAAAACATTGTCGACGCGTTGTGAAGTCGAAAAATACGCAGCATTGGATTGTTGAAGACCGCATTGACAACCGGCCCAATCATCTTCCCATGCATCAGATCTGGCATCCGCATCCGGAGTTTTTTGAGCATTATCAAATTATGGCTGAGGATAATGAAGGATCTAAACTCGATTATATAGAAACAGAGGGCTGGTATTCTGAGACTTACATGAAGAAAGTTGCGTGCCGCAGGCTGGTCTTTTCTTCTTTCGGAAATTACATAAAAACGATCATTAAGGAAAAGCAATCTTTACAAAACCCATGCACATTCTCTTGA
- a CDS encoding bi-domain-containing oxidoreductase has translation MKQLTQNLRTGETSLREVPPPIIQPGHVLIQTHKSLISPGTENALIRFSMANPFQKARLAPDKFWFAYQKAKSNGLFPTIRNISQRLDQPIPLGYCNVGRVVEIGEGVEDIQIGDRVVSNGPHAEMVLVPRNLVAKIPSDVPEQTAVFTVMASIALNAIRLIAPSLGETVVVIGLGLIGMLTAELLKISGCNVIGMETNEERLNVAISRGFAALNPDLLNPEHYVADLTNGFGADAVIIATTSQSDQILSLATNISRKRGKIILIGTADLRLRRSDFYEKELTFQVSSSYGPGRYDPDYEQKGADYPQAYVRWTENRNLQAVLNLMSNGSFDPSYLTGEILPLADFRNAYAKLNDQKHIAVILDYPETCSATRSIPLFQRCFSGTKGVIGIVGAGHYTSATLLPLLKNASIKHIVSANGLSAASLAQKYHIAYFGTDYHDIINDPEVDLVIITTRHNLHSQMACEAIKAGKHVFVEKPMAIYENELNELVDVFQHENPANVSVTVGFNRRFSCHIQKMKNLLGDAQMNISVSVNAGFVPQNSWIHSREVGGGRILGEACHFIDLISFLAGSRIVSVCMNAMGQDPTETTDNAIITLKCENGSTGVVNYFSNGHIDYPKERVEVHACGRTLILDNFKTLRGYGFKHFSSFKTSQDKGHQKAFESLLDFVKTGGKPPVPFEEVINTTEASLAALKSLKQKTWINI, from the coding sequence ATGAAGCAGCTCACGCAAAACCTGCGAACGGGGGAAACCTCGTTGCGGGAAGTCCCACCTCCCATTATCCAGCCGGGTCATGTGCTGATCCAAACGCACAAAAGCCTGATTTCTCCCGGAACGGAAAATGCACTGATCCGTTTTTCCATGGCTAATCCATTTCAAAAGGCAAGGTTAGCACCCGACAAATTTTGGTTTGCTTACCAAAAGGCGAAGTCTAACGGTCTTTTTCCGACAATCCGTAATATTTCTCAAAGGCTCGATCAGCCCATTCCGTTGGGTTACTGCAACGTGGGCCGCGTTGTTGAAATCGGTGAAGGGGTGGAAGACATTCAAATTGGTGATCGGGTCGTGAGCAACGGGCCACATGCAGAAATGGTGCTTGTGCCGAGAAATTTGGTCGCAAAAATTCCATCCGATGTTCCTGAACAAACGGCCGTGTTTACTGTAATGGCTTCAATTGCGTTGAATGCGATCAGGTTAATCGCGCCTTCGCTTGGAGAAACGGTTGTCGTGATCGGACTCGGGCTTATTGGAATGTTAACTGCCGAATTGCTGAAAATCAGCGGATGCAATGTGATTGGCATGGAGACCAATGAAGAAAGGCTCAATGTGGCCATTTCAAGAGGTTTCGCGGCTCTTAATCCGGATTTACTTAACCCTGAACATTATGTGGCTGATCTGACCAATGGCTTCGGAGCAGATGCGGTAATCATTGCCACCACTTCTCAGTCTGATCAAATATTATCCTTAGCAACAAATATCTCCCGAAAACGGGGTAAGATTATATTAATAGGGACTGCCGATCTTCGGCTCCGCCGTTCAGATTTTTATGAGAAAGAGCTGACATTTCAGGTTTCATCTTCCTATGGGCCGGGGCGTTATGATCCTGATTATGAGCAGAAAGGGGCCGATTATCCGCAGGCCTATGTGCGTTGGACAGAGAATCGGAATTTGCAGGCTGTACTTAACTTAATGTCAAATGGATCGTTTGATCCTTCCTATCTCACGGGAGAAATTCTTCCACTGGCCGATTTCAGAAATGCCTACGCAAAACTGAATGATCAAAAACACATTGCCGTAATCCTTGATTATCCTGAAACATGCTCAGCAACAAGATCAATTCCATTATTCCAACGATGTTTTTCAGGAACAAAAGGAGTGATCGGCATTGTGGGAGCCGGGCATTACACTTCTGCAACATTGCTTCCGCTGCTGAAAAACGCGTCTATAAAGCACATCGTCAGCGCGAACGGATTATCTGCTGCCAGCCTCGCTCAAAAATATCACATTGCCTATTTTGGAACTGATTATCATGACATTATAAATGATCCGGAAGTCGACCTGGTAATCATTACTACACGGCATAACCTTCATTCGCAAATGGCTTGTGAGGCGATAAAAGCTGGAAAGCATGTGTTTGTCGAGAAGCCTATGGCCATTTACGAGAATGAATTGAATGAACTTGTTGACGTTTTTCAGCATGAAAATCCGGCAAATGTATCGGTCACAGTTGGCTTTAACAGGCGCTTTTCTTGTCATATACAGAAAATGAAAAACCTGCTGGGAGATGCTCAGATGAATATCAGCGTAAGCGTTAATGCCGGTTTTGTGCCACAAAATTCGTGGATTCATAGCCGGGAAGTGGGCGGCGGCAGGATTCTCGGAGAAGCCTGTCATTTTATTGATCTGATTTCTTTCCTGGCAGGAAGCAGGATTGTGTCGGTTTGTATGAACGCGATGGGACAAGATCCGACAGAGACGACTGACAACGCGATCATCACGCTCAAATGCGAAAATGGCTCAACGGGTGTCGTCAATTATTTTTCCAACGGTCATATCGATTACCCGAAGGAACGCGTCGAAGTCCATGCTTGCGGCAGGACTCTGATCCTTGATAATTTCAAAACTTTGCGCGGTTACGGATTCAAGCACTTTTCCAGCTTTAAAACGAGCCAGGACAAAGGGCATCAGAAAGCATTTGAGTCATTGCTGGATTTTGTAAAAACTGGCGGAAAGCCGCCAGTTCCATTCGAGGAAGTCATAAATACGACGGAGGCTAGCTTAGCAGCTTTGAAAAGTTTAAAGCAGAAAACGTGGATTAACATATGA
- a CDS encoding Gfo/Idh/MocA family protein: MKKLNIGIVGYKFMGRAHSNAWKKAPQFFDMPAMPALKAACGRHESSLKEFADKWGWEETETDWKKLVARPDIDIIDVALPQQLHYEVALAAAKEGKHIFCEKPLSMNSKQAEEMLKACEDNKVKHYLNHNYRRTPAVSFAKKMIEDDKIGRIFHWRCAYQQDWIIDPNFPLTWQLQKEYAQAGPQWDLNSHAVDLAHYLVGDIASVSSLTTNFIKTRPVVEGGGTTGNLTAGEVGTEMGDVTVEDAALMMVMFQNGAIGSFEATRFAAGRKNRLSFEIYGSKGSLCFDLERMNELQYFSREDESGQQGFRTILTTEAAHPYAGNWWPAGHIIGYEHSFVHAVVDFVTAIENDTQIKPDFSDGLKIIKVLEAGLESAASKRQVDL; this comes from the coding sequence ATGAAAAAACTGAATATTGGCATCGTAGGTTATAAGTTCATGGGCCGTGCGCACAGCAACGCCTGGAAAAAAGCACCGCAATTTTTTGATATGCCAGCCATGCCTGCCTTAAAAGCAGCATGCGGCAGACATGAAAGTTCATTAAAAGAATTTGCAGATAAATGGGGCTGGGAGGAAACGGAAACGGACTGGAAAAAGCTCGTTGCCAGGCCTGACATCGACATTATAGACGTCGCGTTGCCTCAGCAGTTACATTACGAGGTAGCACTCGCAGCCGCAAAGGAAGGCAAGCATATTTTCTGCGAAAAACCGCTTTCCATGAACAGCAAACAGGCTGAGGAAATGTTGAAAGCGTGCGAGGATAACAAAGTGAAGCATTATCTGAACCACAATTACAGGAGGACGCCTGCTGTTTCTTTCGCAAAAAAAATGATCGAAGATGATAAGATCGGGCGTATTTTTCATTGGCGCTGCGCTTATCAGCAAGACTGGATCATCGACCCGAATTTCCCGTTAACCTGGCAGCTGCAAAAAGAATATGCCCAGGCCGGCCCCCAATGGGACCTCAATTCCCATGCTGTTGATCTGGCACATTATCTTGTGGGCGACATAGCGAGCGTGTCTTCCTTAACCACGAATTTTATCAAAACACGCCCAGTGGTGGAAGGCGGCGGAACAACCGGCAATCTCACGGCTGGCGAAGTCGGGACTGAAATGGGTGATGTGACTGTTGAAGACGCCGCGCTCATGATGGTGATGTTTCAGAATGGGGCGATTGGCTCATTTGAAGCTACGCGTTTCGCGGCCGGACGGAAAAACAGACTGTCTTTTGAGATTTACGGAAGCAAAGGCAGCCTTTGTTTTGACCTGGAAAGAATGAATGAGCTGCAATATTTTTCGAGGGAAGATGAAAGCGGGCAGCAAGGCTTCCGGACCATTTTGACAACCGAGGCTGCGCATCCATATGCAGGAAACTGGTGGCCCGCAGGACACATTATTGGTTATGAACATTCGTTTGTGCACGCAGTTGTGGATTTCGTGACCGCCATTGAAAACGATACGCAGATCAAACCTGACTTTTCAGATGGTTTAAAGATCATTAAGGTCTTGGAAGCCGGCCTGGAATCAGCCGCATCCAAACGCCAGGTTGATTTATAA